A genomic stretch from Desulfolutivibrio sulfodismutans DSM 3696 includes:
- a CDS encoding carboxypeptidase-like regulatory domain-containing protein, whose product MPAKASLRLDFGSDTCPGALFEMPEQAVDPGELMTLRIWAATEAMLDGYELRQGLQSLGLGERVDYPGQVTCKYFDWAGENTAQQFTFPVSRITRVTAFAPLLCVVGDELVTVAPQGHDVTDKFVRVGHSCLAPILGQFPGPLYGTTHAVAERPPYAREWAWTAPSDPTGAQWFFLYRGGVLKRRFSLALSDEPEDASIKYVDCKIRVIDADTAGAVLGAQVYIEIGEDYVDLGLTDDRYGFVKVFNILSGEYRVVVEKDGYESNAEMITITPDGDEVRVQIEVAA is encoded by the coding sequence ATGCCCGCCAAGGCGTCGCTACGTCTGGACTTCGGGTCCGATACCTGCCCCGGGGCGCTATTTGAAATGCCCGAGCAGGCCGTGGACCCGGGCGAGCTGATGACGCTGCGCATTTGGGCCGCCACCGAGGCCATGCTCGACGGCTACGAGCTGCGCCAGGGGTTGCAGTCGCTGGGGCTGGGCGAGCGGGTGGACTATCCCGGCCAGGTGACGTGCAAATATTTTGATTGGGCGGGCGAAAATACCGCCCAGCAGTTTACCTTCCCCGTCTCGCGCATCACCCGGGTGACCGCGTTCGCGCCGCTTTTGTGCGTGGTCGGCGACGAGTTGGTCACGGTCGCGCCCCAGGGCCACGACGTGACGGATAAATTCGTCCGCGTCGGTCACTCCTGCCTGGCGCCGATCCTGGGCCAGTTCCCCGGGCCGCTTTACGGCACCACCCACGCCGTGGCCGAGCGGCCGCCCTACGCCCGGGAATGGGCCTGGACCGCGCCCAGCGACCCGACCGGGGCGCAGTGGTTTTTCCTGTACCGGGGTGGCGTGCTCAAGCGCCGGTTTTCGCTGGCCCTGTCCGACGAGCCCGAGGACGCATCCATCAAATATGTGGATTGCAAAATCCGAGTGATCGACGCCGACACCGCCGGGGCCGTGCTCGGGGCGCAGGTCTACATCGAGATCGGCGAGGACTACGTGGATCTGGGCCTGACCGATGACCGCTACGGCTTCGTCAAGGTTTTCAATATCTTGTCCGGTGAATACCGGGTGGTGGTGGAGAAGGACGGCTACGAATCGAACGCCGAGATGATCACCATCACCCCGGACGGCGACGAGGTCCGGGTGCAAATCGAGGTGGCCGCCTGA